In Pseudomonas poae, a single genomic region encodes these proteins:
- the hflX gene encoding GTPase HflX has translation MFFERHGGGERVILVHLDGQDPEAREDPQEFQELANSAGAETVAFFNVPRHRPTAKFLIGSGKVEELRDLVHAEEADLVIFNHILTPSQERNLERVFECRVIDRTGLILDIFAQRARTHEGKLQVELAQLDHMSTRLVRGWTHLERQGGGIGMRGPGETQLETDRRLLRVRLRQIKGRLEKVRSQREQSRRGRSRADIPTVSLVGYTNAGKSTLFNNVTKSDVYAADQLFATLDPTLRRLDLADLGPIVLADTVGFIRHLPHKLVEAFRSTLEESSNSDLLLHVIDAAEPDRMLQIEQVMLVLGEIGAQDLPILEVYNKLDLLEGVEPQIQRDENGKPQRVWLSARDGSGLELLEQAIAELLGSDLFVGTLRLPQRFARLRAQFFELGAVQKEEHDEEGVSLLAVRLPRSELNRLVSREGVVPTEFIEQHTLQ, from the coding sequence TTGTTCTTTGAGCGCCACGGTGGTGGTGAGCGAGTAATCCTCGTTCACTTGGATGGACAGGACCCTGAGGCGCGCGAAGATCCGCAGGAGTTTCAGGAGTTGGCAAATTCGGCCGGCGCCGAGACCGTTGCGTTTTTTAACGTACCGCGTCATCGGCCAACCGCCAAATTCCTGATTGGCAGCGGCAAGGTCGAGGAGCTTCGCGACCTGGTCCACGCCGAAGAAGCCGATCTGGTGATCTTCAATCACATCCTCACGCCCAGTCAGGAACGTAACCTCGAACGTGTTTTCGAGTGTCGCGTGATCGACCGTACCGGCCTGATTCTCGATATTTTCGCCCAGCGCGCCCGTACCCATGAAGGCAAGCTCCAGGTCGAACTGGCCCAGCTTGACCATATGAGCACCCGGCTGGTCCGCGGCTGGACTCACCTTGAACGTCAGGGTGGCGGTATCGGCATGCGTGGTCCGGGTGAAACCCAGCTTGAAACCGACCGTCGCCTGCTGCGGGTTCGCCTGCGCCAGATCAAGGGTCGCCTGGAAAAAGTCCGCAGCCAGCGTGAGCAATCGCGACGTGGCCGTTCCCGCGCGGATATCCCGACCGTGTCCCTGGTGGGCTATACCAACGCCGGCAAATCCACGCTGTTCAACAACGTGACCAAGTCCGACGTGTACGCGGCCGACCAACTGTTCGCCACCCTCGATCCGACCTTGCGCCGCCTGGACCTGGCCGATCTGGGGCCGATAGTGCTGGCCGACACCGTGGGCTTCATTCGTCACTTGCCGCACAAGCTGGTCGAGGCATTTCGGTCTACGCTCGAAGAGTCGAGCAATTCCGACCTGCTGTTGCACGTGATCGATGCGGCCGAACCGGATCGCATGTTGCAGATTGAACAAGTGATGCTGGTGCTGGGCGAGATTGGTGCCCAGGACTTGCCGATCCTCGAGGTCTATAACAAACTCGATTTGCTTGAAGGCGTTGAGCCACAAATCCAGCGCGACGAGAACGGTAAGCCCCAGCGGGTCTGGTTGTCGGCGCGTGATGGCAGTGGTTTGGAGTTGCTTGAACAAGCCATTGCCGAGTTGCTTGGCAGCGATTTGTTCGTCGGCACCTTGCGCTTGCCCCAGCGTTTTGCTCGACTGCGTGCACAGTTTTTCGAGTTAGGCGCGGTACAGAAAGAAGAACACGACGAAGAAGGTGTCAGCTTGCTGGCCGTTCGATTGCCGCGCTCGGAGCTGAATCGGCTGGTTAGCCGCGAAGGCGTTGTACCGACAGAGTTCATCGAACAACACACTTTGCAATAA
- a CDS encoding RNA chaperone Hfq, with the protein MSKGHSLQDPYLNTLRKEKVGVSIYLVNGIKLQGTIESFDQFVILLKNTVSQMVYKHAISTVVPVRPIRLPSAAGDEVGDAEPGNA; encoded by the coding sequence ATGTCAAAAGGGCATTCGCTACAAGACCCTTACTTGAATACTTTACGTAAAGAGAAAGTGGGGGTTTCCATCTACCTGGTCAACGGTATCAAGCTGCAAGGCACGATCGAGTCGTTCGACCAGTTCGTGATCCTGCTGAAAAACACCGTCAGCCAGATGGTTTACAAGCACGCTATCTCGACAGTGGTTCCAGTTCGTCCGATTCGCCTGCCTAGCGCAGCCGGTGACGAAGTGGGTGACGCTGAGCCAGGTAACGCCTGA
- a CDS encoding NAD(P)H-hydrate dehydratase produces the protein MPQTKHEIPDVQPLLHGHLPQLVARSPDAHKGQFGHLLVIGGDRGFGGAALLSAESALRSGAGMVSLATRVEHVPAALARLPEVMTVGVSSANQLMGLLEKISVIVIGPGLGEASWGKSLLSAAANAGQPQVWDADALNQLAKGGISLPANSVITPHPGEAARLMGISTAEVQADRLKVARALSQKFNAVAILKGAGSLIASPDGRVSRCDQGHPAMATAGLGDVLAGLVGALLAQGMPAYEASCLAVWLHATAGDRQGTFGRGLAASDLIPAIRQLLEEQSPCLK, from the coding sequence ATGCCGCAGACAAAACACGAAATTCCCGACGTTCAACCGTTGTTGCACGGTCATTTGCCGCAGCTGGTTGCCCGTTCCCCGGACGCACACAAAGGCCAGTTCGGCCATCTATTGGTCATCGGCGGTGATCGCGGCTTTGGCGGCGCCGCGCTGCTGAGCGCCGAGAGTGCCTTGCGCAGTGGGGCCGGCATGGTTTCCCTGGCGACGCGCGTTGAGCATGTGCCGGCTGCGCTGGCCCGTTTGCCAGAGGTCATGACCGTGGGCGTGAGCTCGGCCAACCAGTTGATGGGGTTGCTCGAAAAAATATCGGTGATTGTCATCGGTCCGGGGCTCGGTGAGGCCTCGTGGGGCAAAAGCCTGTTATCCGCTGCCGCCAACGCCGGGCAGCCGCAAGTGTGGGATGCCGACGCGCTGAATCAACTGGCCAAGGGCGGTATCAGCCTGCCGGCCAACTCGGTGATTACGCCACATCCAGGTGAGGCCGCCCGTTTGATGGGCATCTCGACAGCCGAAGTTCAGGCCGATCGCCTTAAGGTGGCGCGCGCGCTCAGCCAAAAATTCAATGCAGTGGCTATCCTCAAGGGTGCTGGCAGTTTGATTGCCAGCCCGGACGGGCGTGTTTCGCGATGCGACCAAGGCCATCCGGCGATGGCAACGGCAGGTCTGGGGGATGTCCTGGCCGGCCTGGTGGGTGCCTTGCTCGCCCAAGGCATGCCGGCTTACGAGGCCAGTTGCCTGGCCGTGTGGTTGCACGCCACCGCCGGGGATCGCCAGGGCACCTTTGGTCGCGGGCTGGCGGCCAGTGACCTGATACCTGCCATTCGTCAATTGTTGGAGGAGCAGTCGCCGTGCCTGAAGTAA
- a CDS encoding trimeric intracellular cation channel family protein: protein MLLMLYLIAITAEAMTGALSAGRRGMDWFGVVLIACVTALGGGSVRDVLLGHYPLTWVKHPEYLVLTSIAALVTIFIAPLMRRLRSLFLALDAVGLVAFTLIGCMTALEMGHGMLVASVSGVITGVFGGILRDIFCNDIPLIFRRELYASVSFLAAWFYMLCLYLELPSEQSILLTLFSGFLLRLLAIRFHWEMPKFVYNDDVH from the coding sequence ATGCTGTTGATGCTCTACCTCATCGCCATCACCGCCGAAGCCATGACGGGCGCGCTGTCCGCTGGGCGGCGCGGTATGGACTGGTTTGGCGTAGTGCTGATCGCCTGCGTGACGGCGCTGGGCGGCGGTTCGGTGCGCGATGTACTGCTGGGGCACTACCCGTTGACCTGGGTCAAACACCCGGAATACCTGGTGTTGACCTCTATCGCGGCGCTGGTGACGATCTTTATTGCCCCGTTGATGCGCCGCTTGCGCTCGCTGTTCCTGGCGCTCGATGCCGTGGGCCTGGTGGCGTTCACCCTGATCGGCTGCATGACCGCGCTGGAGATGGGCCACGGCATGCTGGTGGCCTCGGTCAGTGGGGTGATCACTGGTGTGTTTGGCGGCATCCTGCGGGATATCTTCTGCAACGACATTCCGCTGATCTTCCGCCGTGAGCTTTACGCCAGCGTGTCGTTCCTCGCCGCCTGGTTCTACATGCTGTGCCTTTACCTCGAATTGCCCAGTGAACAATCGATTCTGCTGACCCTGTTCAGCGGCTTTCTATTGCGTCTGCTGGCGATCCGCTTTCACTGGGAAATGCCCAAGTTCGTCTACAACGACGACGTGCACTAG
- a CDS encoding oligoribonuclease: MQNPQNLIWIDLEMTGLNPDTDVIIEMATIVTDSNLNTLAEGPVIAIHHSDAVLATMDEWNTRTHGNSGLTQRVRDSRISMAEAEAETIAFLEKWVPKGKSPICGNSICQDRRFLYTHMKGLESYFHYRNLDVSTLKELAARWAPEVKDSFHKGSTHLALDDIRESIAELQHYRKHFIKA; the protein is encoded by the coding sequence ATGCAAAACCCACAGAACCTGATTTGGATCGATCTGGAAATGACCGGTCTGAACCCTGACACCGACGTCATCATCGAGATGGCCACGATTGTCACCGACAGCAACCTCAATACCTTGGCCGAAGGTCCAGTGATCGCCATCCACCACAGCGACGCTGTGCTCGCCACTATGGATGAGTGGAACACCCGCACCCACGGTAATTCCGGCCTGACCCAGCGCGTGCGTGACAGCCGTATCAGCATGGCCGAGGCCGAGGCCGAAACCATCGCTTTCCTGGAGAAATGGGTGCCAAAGGGCAAATCGCCGATCTGTGGTAACAGCATCTGCCAGGATCGCCGCTTCCTCTATACCCATATGAAAGGGCTGGAAAGCTACTTCCACTACCGCAATCTGGATGTGTCCACGCTCAAGGAGTTGGCTGCGCGTTGGGCGCCGGAAGTCAAAGACAGCTTCCATAAAGGCAGTACGCACTTGGCGCTGGATGATATTCGTGAGTCGATTGCCGAGTTGCAGCATTACCGTAAGCACTTCATCAAGGCTTGA
- the rsgA gene encoding small ribosomal subunit biogenesis GTPase RsgA, with protein MAKRQLNRRQNWRIEKIQGERAARAAKRESSAVEALEGGDLGPEQTGLVIAHFGVQVEVEALEGELAGQVFRCHLRANLPALVTGDKVVWRAGNQGIGVIVAQLPRTTELRRPDSRGQLKPVAANVDMIVIVFAPLPEPHANLIDRYLVAAEHAGIRPLLLLNKFDLIDEQNAPALNALLAVYRTLGYPVLEVSAHHGNGMEQLQQQLDGRISVFVGQSGVGKSSLVNSLLPEVETRVGPLSELSGQGTHTTTTARLFHFPGGGELIDSPGIREFGLGHVSRSDVEAGFIEFNDLIGTCRFRDCKHDREPGCALLKALEDGRVQQQRMNSYRSIIASLPESSY; from the coding sequence ATGGCCAAACGCCAGCTCAATCGTCGCCAAAACTGGCGCATCGAAAAGATTCAGGGTGAACGCGCCGCTCGCGCCGCCAAACGTGAATCCTCCGCCGTGGAAGCGCTTGAGGGCGGCGACCTGGGGCCTGAACAAACAGGCCTGGTGATCGCGCACTTTGGCGTGCAGGTTGAAGTCGAGGCGCTGGAAGGCGAACTCGCAGGCCAGGTGTTCCGCTGCCACTTGCGCGCCAACCTGCCGGCGCTGGTTACCGGCGACAAGGTGGTATGGCGCGCGGGTAACCAGGGCATCGGCGTGATCGTCGCCCAATTGCCGCGCACCACCGAACTGCGCCGCCCGGACAGCCGGGGCCAGCTCAAACCAGTGGCGGCCAACGTCGACATGATCGTGATCGTGTTCGCGCCGCTGCCCGAGCCTCATGCCAACCTGATCGACCGCTACCTCGTGGCAGCCGAACATGCTGGCATTCGCCCGTTGTTGCTGCTGAACAAATTCGACCTGATCGACGAGCAGAACGCCCCGGCGCTCAACGCGTTGCTGGCGGTGTACCGCACCCTGGGTTACCCGGTGCTGGAAGTGTCGGCCCATCACGGTAATGGCATGGAACAACTGCAACAGCAGTTGGACGGGCGCATCAGCGTATTTGTCGGCCAGTCCGGCGTGGGCAAGTCCTCGCTGGTCAACAGCCTGCTACCGGAAGTCGAAACCCGCGTAGGCCCGCTGTCGGAACTGTCCGGCCAGGGCACTCACACCACCACCACCGCGCGGCTGTTCCACTTCCCCGGCGGCGGCGAGCTGATCGACTCCCCGGGCATTCGTGAATTCGGCCTCGGCCACGTCAGCCGCAGCGATGTGGAAGCGGGCTTTATCGAGTTCAACGACCTGATCGGCACTTGCCGCTTCCGCGACTGCAAACACGACCGCGAGCCGGGCTGTGCATTGCTCAAGGCCTTGGAAGATGGGCGCGTGCAGCAGCAACGGATGAACAGCTATCGGTCGATTATTGCGAGCTTGCCAGAGAGCAGTTACTGA
- a CDS encoding sulfurtransferase: MPDFSGLPLVIESSDLVGRLDAEHLILVDLTSAARYAEGHIPGAHFVDPKRTQLGQPPAPGLLPHKADLEKLFGELGHTPDATYVVYDDEGGGWAGRFIWMLDVIGHQKYHYLDGGLLAWLEEKHPVSTEVPAPVGGPVSLTLHDGPTATREYLQSRLGAADLGIWDARGPLEYSGEKVLAAKGGHIPGAVNFEWTAGMDKARNLRIRRDMPQILEDLGLTKDKEIITHCQTHHRSGFTYLVAKALGYPRVKGYAGSWGEWGNHPDTPVEI; this comes from the coding sequence ATGCCTGACTTCTCTGGCTTGCCGCTGGTGATCGAATCCAGCGACCTCGTCGGTCGCCTCGATGCCGAACACCTGATTCTGGTGGACCTCACCAGTGCCGCCCGCTACGCCGAAGGGCATATCCCCGGCGCGCATTTCGTTGACCCCAAGCGCACCCAACTGGGCCAGCCGCCAGCCCCCGGCCTGCTGCCGCACAAGGCTGACCTTGAAAAACTCTTCGGCGAACTGGGCCACACCCCCGACGCGACCTACGTGGTCTACGACGACGAAGGTGGCGGCTGGGCCGGTCGCTTTATCTGGATGCTCGACGTGATCGGCCACCAGAAATACCACTACCTCGACGGCGGCCTGCTGGCCTGGCTGGAAGAAAAACACCCGGTTTCTACCGAGGTGCCGGCTCCGGTCGGTGGCCCGGTCAGCCTCACACTGCATGACGGCCCAACGGCTACCCGCGAATACCTGCAAAGCCGCCTCGGCGCTGCTGACCTGGGTATCTGGGACGCACGCGGCCCGCTGGAATATTCCGGTGAAAAGGTGCTCGCGGCCAAAGGCGGGCACATCCCCGGCGCCGTGAACTTCGAATGGACCGCTGGCATGGACAAGGCGCGCAACCTGCGCATCCGCCGTGACATGCCGCAGATCCTCGAAGACCTCGGGTTGACCAAAGACAAAGAAATCATCACCCACTGCCAGACTCACCACCGCTCTGGCTTCACCTACCTGGTGGCCAAGGCGCTCGGTTATCCGCGAGTCAAAGGTTATGCCGGTTCCTGGGGCGAATGGGGCAACCACCCCGACACCCCCGTTGAGATTTAA
- the psd gene encoding phosphatidylserine decarboxylase encodes MFILSQYLLPHHLLSRLAGCVAECRVRWFKNAFTTWFAKRYQVDMSQALVEDVTAYEHFNAFFTRALKDGARPLDQTPGAVLSPADGAVSQLGPIEHGRVFQAKGHSFSVLELLGGDSAVAAPFMGGDFATVYLSPKDYHRVHMPLAGTLREMIYIPGRIFSVNQTTAENVPELFARNERVACIFDTERGPMAVVLVGAMIVASIETVWAGLVTPPKRELKTFRYDEAARAPIHLEKGAELGRFKLGSTAIVLFGPDQVKWAEELAAGTPVQMGQGIAAPKA; translated from the coding sequence TTGTTCATCCTCAGCCAGTACTTGCTGCCACACCACTTGCTGTCGCGCCTGGCCGGCTGCGTTGCCGAGTGCCGTGTGCGTTGGTTCAAGAACGCCTTCACCACGTGGTTCGCCAAGCGTTATCAAGTGGACATGTCCCAGGCTCTGGTTGAAGACGTGACCGCCTACGAGCACTTCAACGCGTTCTTCACCCGTGCCCTGAAAGACGGCGCCCGCCCGCTGGACCAAACCCCTGGCGCGGTGCTGAGCCCTGCCGATGGCGCGGTCAGCCAACTGGGCCCGATCGAACATGGTCGCGTGTTCCAGGCCAAGGGCCACAGTTTCAGCGTGCTGGAACTGCTGGGTGGCGATTCCGCCGTGGCAGCGCCGTTCATGGGCGGCGACTTCGCAACGGTTTACTTGTCGCCGAAGGACTACCACCGCGTGCATATGCCACTGGCCGGGACCCTGCGCGAGATGATCTACATTCCGGGGCGCATCTTCTCGGTGAACCAGACCACTGCGGAAAACGTACCGGAGCTGTTCGCACGCAATGAACGTGTGGCCTGCATTTTCGACACTGAACGCGGCCCGATGGCCGTGGTGTTGGTGGGTGCGATGATCGTCGCGTCGATTGAAACCGTGTGGGCTGGCTTGGTGACGCCGCCAAAACGTGAGCTGAAAACCTTCCGCTATGACGAAGCCGCGCGTGCGCCGATCCATTTGGAGAAAGGTGCAGAGCTGGGTCGCTTCAAGCTGGGTTCGACCGCGATTGTGCTGTTCGGGCCGGATCAGGTGAAGTGGGCGGAGGAGTTGGCGGCAGGCACTCCTGTGCAGATGGGCCAAGGCATCGCGGCACCTAAAGCCTGA